GTGACTGAAGTCTATCACAATATGGCATTCGATTGATGATTTCATAGACTTGAGGCGCACTTTCAAGAAGGGTGAACTGTATTTGGATCAAGTAGTGGCCCAATATACAGCTCTCGACGTTAGCAAAAATAGAGAATAGATTTGGACTCATGTGGGAGTATCTACAACTCGCAGGTGATTCATAAGGTCGTGGAAAAATGGAGCTGACCAAATATCTAGTCTTTGCTTATTTGGGATAAAGAAGGCAACATCTGCTTTTGCTAATTCCCAATCGATTTCGTCGATTTTTTTGTGTATTTTTTCTAATAGTTCTTTTTCTCCGAACTTTTCATTCGGGTGCAAATGCTTAGTTTGTTGCATGCGTTCCCTGAGATGAGCTAAATTTACCGGGATATCGCTTTGTATGTACCAGATCACATCATACCAGTCTCGTCCTTTAATCCGCTTCTTCCAATTTCGGCAAAGAGAAGCATGCATTTTACCTGCAAAAAGATCGATGATTGTATAGGTAGAAATGTAGAAAGGGACCGGATTTTTGACTAATTTACTTTCCGGAGGCATATGAGAAAGTGGGGGGTCAGTATCGATTTCAAGTTTGATCTGGATTTTTTGATCGGGATGTACTCCCTTTATTTGGGGCATATCATCGGGATAACTTTTAAGCATTTGTTCGATGCTGGAATCGAAAGTCATAACATTCCTATAATGTCTGAGAGATAATGGACATGTTTTGCATGGTAAGATCTTACAATATCATGCAATAACTCCTTATCTAATTCATGTAATCGCTCTTGGTCGATTCGTTTTGACTCTAATAAGTCATCTTTAAGCTGATACTTATCCAAGTTTTTACATGTCTTAAAGACTATATCGGCTAGCGCCTTTTCGGGACTGGCAATTAAAAAACTTCCGAGATAGTCAGGGTTTTTTTTTTGTGTGATTCCTATGGAATAACTCTCTGAGGATATGGGATAGTATGAAAAATCTCCTACAGGAGTATGATACTCTTTTTTTCTTCCCAATGTCATGCTAGTAATGGTGTATGCTCTTTCGGGAATCATTCCGTAAAAGGATAATGCCCATTCCATGCTGACATATGAAGGGCCATAAAGCAGGTTTGCTATCTGTTCAAAAGGGATGATTTTTACTGATCCGTGGGTGATTTTTTCACTGATAAGATAGAAGCCATTTTTGAGTCTGATTAATTCTTCATTTTTTAACATTCGCAATATCGCCTCTCGAGGTCTCTTATAGTCGGATAAAAGCTTAAGAAGCGCCTGTGCATCGATATAGGGAGTTTCAATGAGTTTTAAAATATTTCTCATAACATCCTAGATTATTGTCTTTTTTTAATTTACCGGTATTCCTATTTTAAATGGGTATTTTAGTAAAAAAATAGAAAAAATTAACCAAAATTCCTATTTTTTATAGGAATTTTGGTTAGTGTCTTAACATAAAAACCTTAACTCTTTAATAATGTGATAGTTGAATGGAGCTAAGCTGCAATCTCCTTGGGTCCAAGCTGTCCAACCATATGATATAGCCAATATTTCTTGATCCATCAAAAAATCTCCTCGATCCGAAGGAAGAGGTTTTTCAGTGCAAGATCATAAAAAGGTGCCGTCTTTGCGGATGGCATCTTGTGTTGTGAGGGTATAATTCACGAGGGTGTTTGAGGTGTCGGATGGCGTTAATTCTACCGGTGCTTCACCGGTTTGTTTCCCTTCAACTAAAACGGCAAATCGACGTGGATTGTTTTTAGAAACCATATCAATGGCATTTTTTTTGAACGTGGGATAGTCGAGATTTTGAAGTGCTCTAATCTGACGATGAATGCGCTCGAAATCGCGCTCATATTCAAAAGCAAGGCTATAATCTTTCATTGCTAATTCATCGAGGTTTGCAGCCGGTTGAGAGAGCTCTGCAATGAGGGTTTGACGAATCACTTCGAATTTATCCGGCGATAAGGTGGTATCGATATGATTTGTCCACTCATTGAGAAAAATCTCATAACGATTGATGAGATCTTCCGGTTTATAGTTTGCCGATTGCACATAGAAAAGATGCATGAGTTCCTTATTCCTCTCAATGCCCTGAGCTCCAACTTGATATCCCGTTTGTTGTTTAGTGCGCAATTCATCAAAAAATGAAGAGCCGATTCCTTGGGATAAAATAGAATGAGTTGCCAGCTTTTCGGGATCACTTTCTCCCAATTGGATGAGTAGAATAGTAGAAGAGCCGAGTTGAGTGGAGCGGCCCTTAATCTGCAGAGGAGATTGATCTTGAGGAAAACGGATGAGTTTGCGCTTTGCCAAATCGACTTGAGTAAAAGGCGCTCCACCTAAAGTTTGATTCATCTGAGAATAAAGGCTTGTCGCCTCTTTAGGATATAAGTTGCCGGCCATATAGGCTTTGAGGTAAGTACGGTCAAATAAATGGCTTGTAAAGTCTATAAAGTCCTCATATTGAAGGGAAAGCAGCATTTTTTCTTTGTCTGAAGAAAGGTATTCATTGTTATAGAGCGTTGTATTTAAGAGTTCTATGCCTTTTCGAATGGGTTGTGCTTTTTCAGCATTTTGATACTGGATCACTAGGAGTTGTTTATATAGATCAAACTCATGACGGGTGATATGGGGTGATTTCATGATCCGGGTGCATTCAAGCATGACCTTAGAGGCATTTTGACTATAGCCACTAAGACTTATCATCAGATCTTCTTTATCAGCACTTGAGCCTATACCGACTGTGATTCCGGCAGCACTACTCATCGATTGAATGGGGGTGAGTTTTTGGGACAAGATCATAGTATAAAGAGATGTACATACATTGGATGTCAGAGAAGGGTTTACAGAGGGCGTTGAGATGGAGACAATTAAAGAACTTTCCGGTGTCAAAAACCCGGGATCTGCTCTATAAAATAGGGCTCCACCTTCTTGATCAATGAATATTTGAGGCGTATCTTGTTGCTGAGTATCTGAGCGCTCAATCAGGGCTAAATGCGTTGGCATGAAAGGGTTAGAGTCTTGGATTCTAATATCGGTTGCAAGCGGGACATGAGAGAGCTTTTGGAGTTCATTTTGTGAAATGGAGTCAGTTGTATATTCGATACCATAGTATTCTTCGACTTGATCATATTGAACGACTTCATCTTGAGGAGCACAGACAATAGTTAGGCATTGATCAGGCGTAAGTGCGGATAAGATTTCCCGGATAAGATGCGGATTATAAGAGGGGATAATGCGTGTTTCTTCCGGGAAGGTTGCAAAGTTTTCATACTGTAAATTGGCTGCCATCTCCATGACCATCATGAAGGGATCGTTGGGGCGATTTTCAAATTCATAATTGAGGGTTTGCATGGTTTGCATTTCTTGAAAGAGGTATGAGGGAAGTGGCTTAGTTTTCAAAGCTGCTATGGTTTGATAGATTTTTTCAATGACGGCTTCTTTATCATCGAGTCCTTTTTCAGTGAGGCCGATTGAGATTGTGAAGAGGATATTGTTATCACTGAGTCGAAAGGCTCCGGCATCAATTGAATCGATTAGATGTTGTTTTAGGAGGGATTGATACAGGCTTCCCTCCATTTTGCTTTCAAGAAGAGAGGCAATAAAGTTAGCTGACATGAGATTGAGTTGCGTTCCCTTTTTAAAGGGGATTTCCCAAGTGAGATCGAGCTGTTTGATGTTTTGAATGGGTTTGACGGAAACAACATGGCCTTTTTGCTGATTAGAGAAAATGAGTTGATATTGTTTAGAGGGGCCTTTGCGATGGGGAATATTGATAAAAGTTTGACTACACGTTTCTGTCATCGCATCGAGCGTTTCGTTAGAGTAGAGGCAGAGTGTCATATATTCGGGGGCATAATTTTCCTCAAACCATGCATGTAAAGTTTCCGGAGGAATTTTGCTGAGTGTTTGAGAATTTCCGGTACTAAATCGGGAAAAGGGGTGCTCTTTTGCGGATGTGGTGCTTAAAATGCGCCACTTTCTACGCGAATCGCTGTTATTATAAATCGTATTTTCATTATCCACAGCTTTATACTCGCGTTCCACACAAGACTGAGATAGGAGAGGGGAGACAAAAAATTGTGAGAGCCGGTCTAAAAATTCCGGGAAGGCATCGTTGTTAATGGAGGCGCCATAGACTGTATAATCAGTTGAAGTCCAAGCATTATTTGTCCCGCCATGATCGGCAATAAAGTGGTGATATTCCTCTTCATTTGGATATTTGCTATTCCCCATAAAGAGCATGTGTTCTAGAAAGTGGGCTGTTCCCGGATAAGCATCGGGATCTTGCCATTGTCCTACTTTAACGGACAGAGCTGCTGATGATTTAATGGCATTCGGATCGGAAATCATATAGACTTTGATCCCATTATTGAGCAAAATTTTACGCGTTGTAATATTTTGCATGGACGGGGATTTTCTCTGCAATTGGCATTGATCTTCAATGATCGTATAATTCAGAGCGGAAATTTGAGATAAAACTAAAAAAGATAATGCAAAAACAAATTGTTTCATAACCCCCCCATAGCAAAGTAAATAGAATCACTTTCGGTATACTATAAGAGGCTTAAGTGTTTCAACTTTTATTTCGTTATCAGGCATCTTTTTGTGCAATCAAACACTAAGTGTCTAATTGCAAAAATCCGCCGGCTTATTTTGATCATCTTTTCCCGCCTGATGGTCTGTAAAAGTTCAGAGTGACTCACTCAAGTCTACCCTGAACTTTTACAGACCATCAGACAGAAAAACCTGATCAAAATAAGCTCGGGGACTTTTGCAATTAAACACTAGTAATTGACATTAAAATTGTCATAGGCCGTTTTAACGAGGTTAAAAATATAATCCGTTTTCACTTTGCGTTGACTATGTTTATCTAAATGATCAAGGCCCGGGATATGTTCCATATCAATGGCTGTTCCGAAGTGAATGTGGGTGGCGCCACCTCGAGTGACCCGTTTTTCACCGAGTTCGATTTGGGTTGTTTCAGGAGGGGGGAGAACTGAATAGGTTGCCAAACTTAAAGGGAAGAAATGGGTCTTTGTTTTTGATCTTTTAGCCATGAGATAAAACATCTCAATACTTTGAGGATCAAAAGGGGCGAGTTCTACAATCCCTTGTGCATTGGGGCGATCTCTTCCTCCTGAAGGAGCAACATAAATGCATTTTCCTCCTTCAGTGAGAAGCTCGCTCATGAGTTGCATAGTTTTTTTGTTGTGTAATTGCTTTTTATCGCGATGTTCCGGAGGTGTATCGATATATTTTTTTGAGTAGATGCAGAGCAAATTACGGCCGATGCTAAAGGGAGCGGCAAGTGGATCAACGAGGACGCGCTCTCCTGCGACAAAAATCATCTTTTCAGCTAAGGCCGGGAAGTTTTCTTCTAGCATAATGCTAATGACTTGAGGATCAGCCTCAATTTGATGATTCGCAAATAATATGGCATTTTCTTTATGCTTTATTGCTTGATCAATGGCCCGGATCGATGCGCTTCCCGTTAAAGTCGATTCACTTAATTTAATCAGGGGTGAAATGAAATCAATCCCAAGCTGATAGTAATCAATAGGATGCCTTATCATTTGATGGTAGGGAGGGAAAACATAAGGGGAAAGAATTTGCTTTTCAATGGCAGATAGGATTCTTGTCATTGATTCAATCAATTCATCGATGTTTTTTCCATTTGAAAGAGCCACTTCTTCATAACTTTCAAGAAAAGAATCGAGAACATGAAGTAATTTTCCTGATATCGTCTGTCTTTTTTGATAGGGAATTAAAAGATCTTTTAAATGGCGCGCCATTAGGTTTCAATTAACTCCTTCTCTTCTGTGGAATAAAATTGATAATCATTTAAATGAAGGGTATCGCTTATACCGAATTCAATGTGGCACTGCCACTTTTTAGCAAGTCTTATAAAATGCTCTTTATCATTGGTTGTTAAATAATGGTCAAGCATTGGATGATATGTCAATTTTAAAGACGGGTATTTTTGTTGGGATAAAAGTTTAGTTAAAGCTCTTTCCATTTCAATTGAAACGCTCTCATGGTTTTTAATCATGCCATTGCCATTGCAATAGGGGCAATTCGTGAATAGGGTTTGCGCAAGCGATTCGCGGTTGCGTTGGCGCGTCATTTCTACAAGACCAAATTCGCTCATTCCCAATACGGTGCATCTAGCAGAGTCTTCTTTAAGGGCCTCTTTAAATTTGTCGAGAACGCGTCGCTGGTTTTTGCGGGTTTGCATATCAATAAAGTCACAGATGACAAGTCCACCGACATTGCGGATTTTAAGTTGTCTTGCAATTTCTTCCGCTGCTTCCATATTGATTTTGACAAGCGTTTCATCAACATTATGGGTTCCATCGGATTTGTGTGTGCTTCGACCCGAGTTGACATCTATCGTATGCATCGCTTCCGTGCGATCAAAGAAGAGATAACCTCCACTTGGAAGCCATATTTTTCTCTTGAGTGCTTTTTCAATTTCCCTTTCCACATTGAATCGCTCAAACATAGGGGTTGAGTCGCGGTATAGCTCGATTTTGACCTTATGATCACCTGCATATTTGTCGTGAAGCTTTACTAAAATTTGATGGACTTTGGCGTTGTCAACGAGAAGCTTGTCAAAATGTTTGTCAATCGCTGTCATTAGGGCTTTTTTGATCAGATCTGATTCTTGATAAAGACATGTGGCTCGATCTGTGCGATGAAAATCTTCAACGATTGTATTCCATTGCTTTGTCAATTCCGTTGCTTCCTCAATCAGTTGTTCCGTTGTCGCGCCGGCACTAGCCGTACGACAAATGAGACCAAAATCTTTTGGCATTTCAAAAGCGCGGATCAATTTTTTTAAACGATCTCTTGCCCGTGGATCTTGGATTTTACGCGACACCCCTTTATGTGGGTTATTCGGAAGCATCACAAGATAGCGACCCGCAAGGGAGATGTTGGATGTGAGGCGGGCCCCTTTTGAGCCAATAGGTTCTTTCACAACCTGAACTAAAACAGACTGATCTTTTTTGAGTAATTTGGAGATATCCTCTTCCTGCTGCTTCTTAGGACTATAATTGCTAATATCAGCATCGAGATCAAAATCCATATCGAACATTTCCTGGAATTTTTGTGTATTTTCCAAAATGTCCGAAATATGGATAAATCCATTTTCGCCTTCGCTAATATCAATAAAAGCTGATTGAATATTGCGAAGGATATTCATCACTTTGCCTTTATAAATATTACCGGTTAATTGCCGGCTCTTTTTGCGTTCAACAATTAAATCCTGAAGCTGACCTGCTTTTAAAATGGCAAGCCGCATTTCTTTTGATTCAATATTCAAAAGTATAACTTTATTTGAGCTCAAACTAAATCCTCATATCAAACTAGATAAAATCTCAGTATATACCGAAATAAATTGAAGAATTGGTTTTTATCTTCACTGGCATCTTCGACTTTTTATTCATAATTTTTCGAGCTATCTTCAATAGGATCAAAAAATTATGCCGGCTAAAGCCTAATAAAAATTCAAAGCGCCATCTTTGCTAAAACCCCAACTCTTCAACTCATTTCGGTATATACCGAAATGAGTTGGGTCAATATTATCTAGATGCCTTAAAAAATTGATTTATACATAAACAAACTCAAAAGTTAAAACGATGCCAATGAGGCACTTTAAATTCGAGTTAGGCGCACTCAACGCCGAGTGATTAAACTAAAAAAAAGTCTATCCATGTCAAGCGAAACTAGCTTTTGAGTTCGTTTGTGTATATATACAGCTCGTGATTCAAGAGTTGTTTTTTTTTGTCGCCGGCATCCCCACTTGAGTAGAAGAGCCTCTGGCTTAATCGACCATTGCTTTCGCTGGCTTCTAAACATTCCAATTTTTGAATCACGAGAGGTGTGGTGCTCCTAAAAAAAAGAACCATATCTCCCATAAAATTGGAAAGCAATAAAAAATGATTATAGCTTGATTTTTGAAAATAATCAAGTAGATACCTACTCAGTGGGATTGCAGCTAGGGCTTTTATTCAAAATGAAAATTAATGTTTTCTATGAGCTTTTCTTTAATCAGGTTCATCGCTTCTTGAATTGCATTGAATATCGATTGGGTGTCGGAATAACTATGGCATTTGATGACAATTCCATCACAACCGATAAGAAGAGCGCCCGGGTAGGCTTCATGGCAAAAGTGCTCTTCAAGCTCCTCGACAAGGTGCGAGATTTGAGGATTGGGTTTCGATTCGAGTAAGCTCTTGATTTCATGAATTAAAAAGGCAGACGTGGCTTCAGCCGTTTTTAAAAAAATATTTCCGGTGAAGCCTTCGGTAATTAATACGTCAACTTTGCCTTCAAAGACATCATGGCTTTCCATATTTCCCAAAAAATTGGAGAGTTTATTGGGATTGTCCTGCGATTTAATTGCAATGTGATGATGCGCTTGTCTGATTTCTAGCGTTCCCTTGACTTCTTCCGTTCCGATATTGAGAATCCCAACTCTAGGGTTGGCGATACCTCGCGTTTTTTGGAAGGCAACGCCCATTTCGGCAAATTCTACAAATTGATGGGGTTTGCATGTCACATTAGCGCCCACATCAATCACAGCAACGGGATTTTTTTTTGTTGGCATCATTGCAATAAGGGCGGGGCGTGTTGTCCCCTTGAGGAGATTAAGAGTCAAAGTGCTTAGAGTGAGAAGAGCTCCCGTATTCCCGATGCTGATGAATGCATCGATCTCTTTGTGTTTGAGGGCATTGACCCCCAGGTGCATGGATGAATTCTTTTTTGTTTTAACGGCGGTAATGGGGTGTTCATCCAGCTGAATGATCTCAGATGCAGAGACAAAAGAAACGCGAATAAAATCCGCAAAAGGGGATTCTATGAGTCGTTTAGAATACGAATCAGACAGATCTGCTGTCACAAAAAAGACGAGATGAATGGGCATTTTGATTTGAGAAATACAGTCAAAAAGCCCATTTAATAGGTCTTGTGGGGATCGTTCTCCTCCCAAGATATCAACGCCAATCGTGGGACAGTTTTCAGTCATAGATTATGCGTTATCGCCACTCTGCCCAGCAATAAGTGAGCGGTTATTGTAGTGGCCACAATGCATACATGCGCGGTGAGGGAGGTGGATTTTCCCACAGTTTGTACATTCGCATGTTGCTCTTTGTTTTTTTGCATGGTGCGCGCGTCTGCTGTTTCTTCGCGCTGTAGAGACTCTGTTTCTTGGGACTGCCATTTGGTCAACTCCGTATAGTTATAAAAAGGGTTAAATTCCTTCTAAATCGGCAAAAGGGTGATAGGAATTTCCCTCGCGATCATCGCTTTTTTTTAAATATTTTTTTGCTTCGGCTCTTCCTTCGCATTCTTCTTGAGGACATTCATAATAAGTAGGAAGCTCAAGTAAGATTAACTCTCGGATTACGAGAGACAAATCAAAAAGACCATTTTTTATTTCATCAAGGGGATGGGTATAATAATGTCCTTTAATTTGAATAGGGAAGCGTTTTAATTCGTTACACATTTTACATGGCATTTGCGCTGTAGTTTCAATATCAATATGAATAATGAGATGTTCCTCAGTCAAATAGACTTTTCCTGAAAAAGTGACCTCATCCGGGAAAAAGAGCTCATTTTCATCGATTTTCATAAAATCAGGAGGGACGGTACATGATATGGTTTCATCATGTCCGGCTTTCAAACGATCAATGTAAATAATGAAAAGATCTTCCACGCAATTTATGCCAATAAATTCAATGGCTAGATTGTAATCAAGAGCGTGAAAAAAATCCACAATTCAAATTTTTTTTATAGCAATTTGATGATTTCTTGAGCCGATTCAATGGAAGCGTCTCTATTTGTGAGGGCTTCTTTGAGTTTTAGGAATTTTTCTCGCTCAGATTCCGGTGTGCAGTGATCAATAAGATGCTTGAGCGCCCTCAGAAGAGAAAGAGGAGTCAGCATACTTCCAATCAGTTCCGGATAGATTTCAGCCTCTAAGATGATATTGACAATGCAGTAATAAGGGAGGTTAATATTAAAAATTTTAGTCGCCACAAATTGGTCGAATTTGCTGAGGGCATAGGTGACAACAGTCGGCACCCCGTGCAGTGCAAGCTCAAGAGTGACGGTTCCCGATGTGGCAACGGCATAAGAGCACTTTTGCATCAGAGAATAGGTTTCTTCAGAAGGAACAAGAGGGAAGTTATGAATATTGAATTTTCGAATTAAAGGTTCGATTGAGCGATCGGCGACGGAAATGACGACGTGTAGTGATGGAGATAGTTTTTTTAGGGCATGACAAGCTTTGATTTGAAGGGGGAGATTTCTCTCGATTTCTTTTTTTCTACTACCGGGGAAAATCGCAACTAAATCGGGGTCTTTCTTTGAATACATGGCCTTTGTCGAAATCATTTTTGAAAGAGGGTGGCCAACAAAATGGGCTTTTAAGGGCGACGATTCAAAATACTTTGTTTCAAAAGGTAAAATCGTCAACAGAAGATCTAGATGGGCATTCATTGTATGAATGCGATTTTTTTTCCATGCCCAAATTGTCGGACAAACATACTGGACAATTTGTCCTGTAAATCCGGCATATCTTAAATGTTTGGCGAGTCTGAGGTGGAATCCCGGATAATCAATCAAAACGAGAACTTTGGGATTCAAATGCAAAATTGTTTTTTTGACGCTCTTAAATAGTCGAACTAGTTTGGGAAGAGCAAAGAGCACATCGGAAAATCCCATGACATTGAAATCTTCTGCGCGATAGTGCGTCTCAAGTCCTAGTTTGCGCATTCTAGGGCCCGCAATGCCATGGATATTTAATGCATAAGGGTAGAGATATTTTAAAATTTCAGCGCCATGCAGGTCACCACTTGGTTCTGCGGCTGATATAAAAAGATCACAACGGTGCATTTTTGGCAAAATCGGCGGTGGTTGTTTCAATGTGATACCTCAATCAGTTGACTTTTAAGCCATTGAGCTCCCTGTGTAAATGTCTCTTTTGTTGTTCCATGTCCTTTATAACCGATAGAAGGGCCAATGATCAGTTCAATGGGGGAAGAGCGCAATCCCTTCTCATAAGCTCGATCGGCTAAGTGTAAGATAAAATCCATACAGGTCTTAGTTGATGTTTTGGTGTCGCAATTGCCCATATAAAAGCGAAAGGTTTTTGAATAGAGCGTATCCAAATAGTTAAAAAGACTCAAGCGATCGATCAGCTTTTGTTCTTCATTTGAGAAATCTGCAATCGTATCAAAACGAAGTAGTGGGGAAAATCCTAAAATGGCTTTCGTTTGGATATGTAGAGCGAGGTGACAGGCGAGCAATACGCCCCTTGATAGACCCATCAAACCTATTTTGTCGGGATCGATCACTTGACGATTGACTAACTCATCGATGAGTTGGCGCATTTGATCGCAAAAGGGAGAGATAAAATCAGTTCCGCGCTTTAAGGCTTCGGCCCAGCGGCGGATAGGTTCTTCATCCGGAGAGATATAACTCTCATGAAAGGGGAGATCAACGCTGAAGATGCGCAAGGATTGATCTGCGCAGGCGCGCGCCGGTTGATGTATGGGATCCAATGATAGAGAATCTTGTGCGGAAATGCAGAAATAAAACACGGCCGGGAGGGGGCCTTCATCGATATGGGGGCCGAGATAATGGGTGTTGAGCGTATTTTCAAGGGTGAGTTTTTTTAGCATAACTGATGATCTTATATATCGAAACTCCAATAGATTAATTTAAGCCAAAGCTTATTTTCTTCGTTTTTTACGGAAACGCTTTCGGGGGGTAAAAAAAGAAGGCGGTTGTCTCATTTCTTCATAGGCCGTTTTCCAAGCAGACCACATCGGTTGCAGATCGCGGTTGATGCGTGCTCTTAAGTTCAAGAATTTTAATCCGAGAGTAAATGAAGGAGATCCGGGAATACGATAGTGGATTTTAGCATCCGATTTAAGGGGGACAAGGCGATACTGTAGTGAAATTAGATAGAGAACTTCTCCTTTTATTTTTCTTGAGAGCTGAAAAAAGGGATGAAAACAGGTGTCGATTAACGATTTTGCGACCGTTTGGATTTGTCCTGAATGGGGTGGTTTTGGTTTTTCCATCAGTTGCGTTTTAATGTGAGAATCGACAAGAGGGAAAATTAAGCAAGCAATTAAAATAGAGCGATCGATCTTAATTTGAGGGTGCGATTTGATCATCGAATCAATTTCATCTAAATAACGATAAATCAGATGATTTGGATCGTGCTCAAAGAAAGAAGAGAGCTCCGGAAGTAACTGTTGCAAGAGGCCCCAGTCTGACATTAAACGGATAAATTTTGAGGCTGCTCCGGAATGGAGCATGCGCATAATTTCTTCTAAAATACGTGCTTGAGAGCTTTTTAAAATTTCTTGTCGGCATTCTAAAAAGTCGATTTTCATCTTTTCATCAATTTGCAGATCGAATCGAGCCAAAAATTTAAGCAGGCGAATCATGCGGACGGGATCTTGTTTAAACCGAATATAGGGCTCGCCGATCACTTCGAGCTTTTTCATTTGAAAATCTTCAAAACCACCAACATAATCAATAATAGTTTCTGAAGTGGGGTCAAAAAAAAGACCGTTGATTTTAAAATCGCGTCGCAGGACATCTTCTTCCGGGGTACCCCAAGTATTATCCTGGATAATGAGATTTTCACCCTCAGTGTTCCCACTTCTAAACGTGGCCACCTCAATAATTTTAGCTTTAAAGCGAATATGAGCGAGTCGAAAACGACGTCCGATTAAAAGGCATCGGCCTTTAAATAAGGCTTTGATTTCTTCCGGTCTTGCTGAGGTTGAAATATCGAAGTCTTTTGGCGTATGTCCTAGAAGAAGGTCTCGAATGCTTCCTCCAACAAGGTAAGAGGTGTATCCCGCTTTTTGAAGGGTTATGATAACGTATAGTGCATCGGGATCAATTTGGTTGAGAGAAATACCGTGTTGTTTTTTAGTGTATATTTTTGGAAGCACGCCGTGTCATAAGTTGGGTTTTTTTGAGTAGTTTAATCGATTTAGGACTTTTAACCTATGAAAATTCTAGGCTAAAAAAAATCGATGCGGCATGATTTTGTGTCTACGTGGTATTGGAATGATACGTAAACAACCCGGGTCTTGAGTTTATTTAATTCATTATCAGGTTCTTAGAGTTGATTTTGCAGCTTTTTGAGTACAATAGCGCTGAAAGAG
This Simkaniaceae bacterium DNA region includes the following protein-coding sequences:
- a CDS encoding Rne/Rng family ribonuclease, with product MRLAILKAGQLQDLIVERKKSRQLTGNIYKGKVMNILRNIQSAFIDISEGENGFIHISDILENTQKFQEMFDMDFDLDADISNYSPKKQQEEDISKLLKKDQSVLVQVVKEPIGSKGARLTSNISLAGRYLVMLPNNPHKGVSRKIQDPRARDRLKKLIRAFEMPKDFGLICRTASAGATTEQLIEEATELTKQWNTIVEDFHRTDRATCLYQESDLIKKALMTAIDKHFDKLLVDNAKVHQILVKLHDKYAGDHKVKIELYRDSTPMFERFNVEREIEKALKRKIWLPSGGYLFFDRTEAMHTIDVNSGRSTHKSDGTHNVDETLVKINMEAAEEIARQLKIRNVGGLVICDFIDMQTRKNQRRVLDKFKEALKEDSARCTVLGMSEFGLVEMTRQRNRESLAQTLFTNCPYCNGNGMIKNHESVSIEMERALTKLLSQQKYPSLKLTYHPMLDHYLTTNDKEHFIRLAKKWQCHIEFGISDTLHLNDYQFYSTEEKELIET
- a CDS encoding insulinase family protein, with the protein product MKQFVFALSFLVLSQISALNYTIIEDQCQLQRKSPSMQNITTRKILLNNGIKVYMISDPNAIKSSAALSVKVGQWQDPDAYPGTAHFLEHMLFMGNSKYPNEEEYHHFIADHGGTNNAWTSTDYTVYGASINNDAFPEFLDRLSQFFVSPLLSQSCVEREYKAVDNENTIYNNSDSRRKWRILSTTSAKEHPFSRFSTGNSQTLSKIPPETLHAWFEENYAPEYMTLCLYSNETLDAMTETCSQTFINIPHRKGPSKQYQLIFSNQQKGHVVSVKPIQNIKQLDLTWEIPFKKGTQLNLMSANFIASLLESKMEGSLYQSLLKQHLIDSIDAGAFRLSDNNILFTISIGLTEKGLDDKEAVIEKIYQTIAALKTKPLPSYLFQEMQTMQTLNYEFENRPNDPFMMVMEMAANLQYENFATFPEETRIIPSYNPHLIREILSALTPDQCLTIVCAPQDEVVQYDQVEEYYGIEYTTDSISQNELQKLSHVPLATDIRIQDSNPFMPTHLALIERSDTQQQDTPQIFIDQEGGALFYRADPGFLTPESSLIVSISTPSVNPSLTSNVCTSLYTMILSQKLTPIQSMSSAAGITVGIGSSADKEDLMISLSGYSQNASKVMLECTRIMKSPHITRHEFDLYKQLLVIQYQNAEKAQPIRKGIELLNTTLYNNEYLSSDKEKMLLSLQYEDFIDFTSHLFDRTYLKAYMAGNLYPKEATSLYSQMNQTLGGAPFTQVDLAKRKLIRFPQDQSPLQIKGRSTQLGSSTILLIQLGESDPEKLATHSILSQGIGSSFFDELRTKQQTGYQVGAQGIERNKELMHLFYVQSANYKPEDLINRYEIFLNEWTNHIDTTLSPDKFEVIRQTLIAELSQPAANLDELAMKDYSLAFEYERDFERIHRQIRALQNLDYPTFKKNAIDMVSKNNPRRFAVLVEGKQTGEAPVELTPSDTSNTLVNYTLTTQDAIRKDGTFL
- a CDS encoding 1-acyl-sn-glycerol-3-phosphate acyltransferase — encoded protein: MARHLKDLLIPYQKRQTISGKLLHVLDSFLESYEEVALSNGKNIDELIESMTRILSAIEKQILSPYVFPPYHQMIRHPIDYYQLGIDFISPLIKLSESTLTGSASIRAIDQAIKHKENAILFANHQIEADPQVISIMLEENFPALAEKMIFVAGERVLVDPLAAPFSIGRNLLCIYSKKYIDTPPEHRDKKQLHNKKTMQLMSELLTEGGKCIYVAPSGGRDRPNAQGIVELAPFDPQSIEMFYLMAKRSKTKTHFFPLSLATYSVLPPPETTQIELGEKRVTRGGATHIHFGTAIDMEHIPGLDHLDKHSQRKVKTDYIFNLVKTAYDNFNVNY
- the rpmF gene encoding 50S ribosomal protein L32 produces the protein MAVPRNRVSTARRNSRRAHHAKKQRATCECTNCGKIHLPHRACMHCGHYNNRSLIAGQSGDNA
- a CDS encoding nucleotidyl transferase AbiEii/AbiGii toxin family protein; translated protein: MTFDSSIEQMLKSYPDDMPQIKGVHPDQKIQIKLEIDTDPPLSHMPPESKLVKNPVPFYISTYTIIDLFAGKMHASLCRNWKKRIKGRDWYDVIWYIQSDIPVNLAHLRERMQQTKHLHPNEKFGEKELLEKIHKKIDEIDWELAKADVAFFIPNKQRLDIWSAPFFHDLMNHLRVVDTPT
- the plsX gene encoding phosphate acyltransferase PlsX — encoded protein: MTENCPTIGVDILGGERSPQDLLNGLFDCISQIKMPIHLVFFVTADLSDSYSKRLIESPFADFIRVSFVSASEIIQLDEHPITAVKTKKNSSMHLGVNALKHKEIDAFISIGNTGALLTLSTLTLNLLKGTTRPALIAMMPTKKNPVAVIDVGANVTCKPHQFVEFAEMGVAFQKTRGIANPRVGILNIGTEEVKGTLEIRQAHHHIAIKSQDNPNKLSNFLGNMESHDVFEGKVDVLITEGFTGNIFLKTAEATSAFLIHEIKSLLESKPNPQISHLVEELEEHFCHEAYPGALLIGCDGIVIKCHSYSDTQSIFNAIQEAMNLIKEKLIENINFHFE